Genomic window (Tolypothrix sp. NIES-4075):
AGATATTGGTGTCTAATAAAAATTGGGAAGCAGTCAAAAGTTAACCTCCCGACCAGATGTGCGATCGCGAACATTACTGAAAACTTCATCTGGGTTGATATTTAACGTCGATATTTGGTACTTCTCTCGAAAGGTAGCAAGTTCTGCACCAAATTTGCTCTTTTCTCTTGTCAAACGTTGATACTCAGATAATGATAATACAACCGCTACCGATTGACCTCGCCGTGTAATCTCAACAGGCTTGCCATTTTCGGCTTGATGAACAATTTGAGCAAAGCGATCGCGGGCTTGAGCGATTGAGTATTGATCTGGCATTGTTAAAATTAGACAACGGATGGCTATAT
Coding sequences:
- a CDS encoding type II toxin-antitoxin system Phd/YefM family antitoxin; translation: MPDQYSIAQARDRFAQIVHQAENGKPVEITRRGQSVAVVLSLSEYQRLTREKSKFGAELATFREKYQISTLNINPDEVFSNVRDRTSGREVNF